Part of the Quercus robur chromosome 5, dhQueRobu3.1, whole genome shotgun sequence genome, TAGCTAATGCTTTTTGGAAAGAACAAATTTTCAAAGATCTTAGAAACCTCTTGGTATGGGTTAAACACCTCAATGCCTAtaatataaatgcaacaaaaaatgGTAGGGTAAACAATTAACTAAGTTAGATAATTAACAATATACTTTTTCTAAAGCTTACCTCTGAAAAAAATTCGCCTTGtgtcatttccttttttttttgttgagaaaaccTTTGTATCATTTCTGACTCTATTATTCCAGGAGTAACAATTGTAATTCCAATATCCTGTCCAAATTCAGTTCTCAATGTCTCAAAAAAGGATATCAGGGCTGCCTTGCTTGCCTGAAGCCATTACAAATTTCACAAGCAATTAGTGAGAAGGAAAATATGGGAGTAACACAAATTACGAGGTTTCTTACATTGTAGAAGCTCAATCTTGGAGTACCTAACCAAGCTGCAGTTGAAGCAATTACAACAATCttccctttgctttttcttAAGTGTGGAACTGCATAATGGGTGCTATACACTGAACCCCAGAAATTTATGTCCTTAACAGCATGAATTTAGAGTCAGTTAGGGCGAGTATGCAACctaaaactcaaacaaaatatagtttaaaaatttgaattctaagGTTTGCAATTTTGTTGCAAAGTTTTTGTGTATTTGGGTGTGAATAGCCTGAAGGATTTGAATTGAACCACAATACCTGTTTCACTTTGACAAATATGTAAATATTGGAATATGATTCTCTAAATTTTGCTTAAAATATGGAGAAAGTTTATTTCACTAttaaggttttttgttttttagtgtaaagttgttatttacaactattttgtgtttgcttttgttaggacatatgtgatttaattgttaggaacatatgtcactattttatgtaattagctaatcctttgaaaaaatgcactttacttgtatttgggtagatctaggatgtgtttaatacttcaagaaacaaggtttcaagtttaagtgttaaagtcatgcaagtttgtccaagattcaagtgtgaaaagtgttgttcattaaagctcgacagctagcaatCTATCGAGCCTTGAAGAGTTGTTCTAGCCcatggctcgacagcagctAAACAGAtaggtatctatcgaggtttatgaagtttaattttttcaggactgtttttcattcaatccatgattgtatgtttgggctttcttttctcacaaccctagacatataaaaggattattttaagggttgttaaaggtgacacaagttgcacaagtgttgagcaaagtttgttcatgcaaattgtgaccagagacagaattttccctacttcatctttcttgtgaagaagctgctgtgtttgtgcaccgtagggttttttaaccaaggagcttctcgatcttcatcgtgtgatgaattggagaactttgcagccaacaaccttctctagttggtgattgaagtcgcgtattgggatccacgcaattggttagtcacgtcctgggagccatgcattacaATGAGAGATtttcactacagaacaagtccaatcgggtattggggtaagggttcaactataggttggtataaggtactgggattcctttacttgtaaccacttgttttgataatagtggattctcggaagtagtgaccttaaaatcacttggtggggtttttaccgtgttggttttcctcattcgtaaacaaatcaccatgtcaatttaatttccgctgcatacttagtttaattggtgatttttttgtgctaccatgcatcttgcatgttaatttgattaattaacaaacttggctaattaatcaattaatttatcataaggggtcGATTCGTTTTTAGCCTATCAGCTttaatttcgtgccaaatttgattgtaattttgtttaaacTTATGTACCCTGTTTTTATGTGGGATTCCAATGTATGGCTTATGTGTGagaaagagtgtgaagactcaagacaACATTGAAGATCAAAGGAGTTTTCACGGGTAGCTCTCGAGAAGACTTCCTGTGAAGTGAAGCCATGTGCACAGCACGTGACTGGAGTGTGAAGAATCATGATAGCTGGTTTTCGCGAGTATTTTgcgagtaaggccttcccgcaagAGACCCACAAAACTTTCAGTTTTGCTATTTTGACATATCTACTCCACTATgtcttcacccatactatatataccatcATGGCCCACATATTGAGAGGAGTTCTAttctgagagaaaaccttaGCGATAACtcttaagagttagagattgtcatacccacaatcctctacacaatccattgtggttttcctcaactcctaccaaGGTTTCGtcaagtcagttggtagcaggagcttggagggctcaagtacatggggtagattaggtttggagggtcttttgttattcatgtactccaacttattctctagttgatcgatttaccgcttggagggcagcagaGAGGTTTTCGccaagttctttggtttcctctttgataacacgtctcgATGTTATCTGTatttgcatccttcttccctactcttttagctttcattttattgttgatatttgatgaatatggcttagagtagtttattGTTTGTTCGCTCGCATATActctattctgcacttagtttaagttagagtaaaattaaccgaactgtaattttttgttgtgtttttacACTTGTTCCTTTGTGCTTTGTGAATGTTTTTGCAGATGTCtcctgttaggttctaaggaattaggaactaatgtattagaacttcattttgtaatgttggtaaatcatgatcaaaacgttttagtcttgtttagacttgctcaaagtatattctttttatgtaaagttggaatcgagttgcTACAAGATTTACTGTATAAATCTgcctagctcgatcgatcgagaattagactcgaccgatcgaaactcgggcataatgtttttttacagaattttccaactcagccccaAGCCCGTTTggcgtgtagggttttatgttttgccctaagtataaaagggaaaaccttAGCCACGTTTTAGGTTGCTCCTTatgttgtgtgtgaatcttttgtgagatctagaggtgtttgccttcacacatacttagagttatcaagaatcaagattatgtcaagaacttgatgatcaattcagttgctgcattaagagtttaaagatatacaagcgggtgtgcttgtacttgctgggaatccaagaaagaagtagtttgtgaactcggagctatcacgtggtcgtggtaataagtttcctactcgtggtagcaataggatgttagtggtctaagttgctattgtgtaaacttcaattctttcatagtggattcgttttaccttgaggatagctaggttaaatcctccccaggttttttatcggtttggtttttctggattatcatatcattgtgttctttattttccgcgctttacaataatatgatgtgtttgtgttaacctagatctgataatttgactaagtaatcacttggctaattaactaggttaatctggttatgttttaaggggtctaaaaacgtacatcTCCTACTAAGCATTCTGCCACAAAGAAATCATCAAAGCATCCATGCTCGAACTTAGAGAATTTCCGAAGCATTGAGACAAACATGGCCTACAATGACTTCTACAAAAAGGCAATGATCATCATGGAAAGGGTTGTAAGAATGGAGACCCTTGAAAACACTTCCATTCCTGAGATATTCAAGGAGAGGACATGGACAAAGCTGTTGAATCCAAGTGGGAATGTTTTTGCCGACATTATAAGGGAATTCTTTGCAAATGCCCTTGTGGAAGGGGAGCGCATAAACTATTGGATGAGGCAAAGAGAATTCATTATCACAAGGGAGTCCATTCAAGAGGTATTAGAAGTTCATCCACCATCTCAACAAATTTCTATACAATATGATGATAGATTGGATTCTCTTGAACCAATGGCGGATCTCCTTAGTGGCTCTCTAAAAAAGAAGTCAATGAACACAATTCCTTTCACCATGGAGATGTGGACGTTGGCTTATATAATGATCCATTACCTCTACCTGGTGACGAACTTGACCACATTGTTCGAATCAAGAACTATTTTCCTGTATGATCTCTTCACACATAAGGAGATCGACATATGCGGTCACATATACTACCTCCTGACCAAAAGCATCACCAAGAGGAACTCAAGAATAATCCTGCCATTCTCAAGTCTCATTATGGCTCTCATAGCAAAAATGAGGCTGAAGATTCCAAGCGGTCTTACCATCATGCAAAGGGACTATCCGATTGGTGCTCAAACAATGACCCGAAGCAAGGCCCACATAACCGAACCAAAAATCGGCATTTCCAAATCCCAAGGGACAATGTTGAAGATGAAGGTGGGGACACAGAGAAAGAGATTGACAGGTTCACATCAGCCTCGGAGGGCTCTACACAACCATCTTCCCAAGCACAAGTACAGGGACCTGATCATCTTGATCTTCTCATTGTAAGGGTTGAGCAGATGTATGGTATGCTGGAATCCCATGTGCAACACACCTTGGATCGGTTTACCTATATCGAAGGCTAGATTACTGCGCTATCATCTTAGATTGAAGACATGATGATGGAGTAGCGGCAGCAACAAGAGGGATCCGAATCAGAATTTAAGCAGTTCTAGCCTCTTTGGCCATTCCGatcaaaaaaggggagaaagtTTGAGGTGGAGATGCACAATTTGAGGGGGAGCATAGCATTACATTCCATAGACATTGGTTCATTTTGATGGTGTTTTAGTAGTTTACTTTGGTTTTAGTAGTCTACGCTCATTTATCTTTATAGTCTTTATAACTCTTTGATATTTacattgctttcttttaaagCTTAAAGTACTCTAGTTTAAAACTTCAGTTTATATTTAGTACTTTGTGTTTTGTATctttgctttgtagcatttttaaGTACTTTTAGATTATGTTACATTATCTTTGGTGCTACACACTTGTGCCTTTGTTGGATTGTGTATCCTTGGTGCAAATACTTcttgtattttgcattggttgtgtattAGACATGCAATTGATTTCTGCGTTGCTCTTAATTACATTGCGTGTCCAGATGATCATTTACCTGCTAAATGTTCAATGTAGTCATCCTTTAATAACTGTttttgtttgatcaagttatgcttcattgtttatatattgtttattaccttgatcgcattttacttgcTTATATACGTACCTTGtcttcaacttgtcataagcttaatgaaagttttgtttacACTCATTTATCTTTATAGTCTTTATAACTCTTTGATATTTacattgctttcttttaaagCTTTAAAGTACTCTAGTTTAAAACTTCAGTTTATATTTAGTACTTTGTGTTTTGTATCTTTGCTTTGTAGCGTTTTTAGGTACTTTTAGATTATGTTGCATTATCTTTGGTACTACACACTTATGCCTTTGTTGGATCTTGTATCCTTGGTGCAAATACTTcttgtattttgcattggttgtgaATTAGACATGCAATTGATTTCTGCGTTGCTCTTAATTACATTGCGTGTCCAGATGATCATTTACCTGCTAAATGTTCAGTGTAGTCATCCTTTAATGACTGTttttgtttgatcaagttatgcTTCATTGTTTATATATTGTTTATTACCTTGATCACATTTTACTTGCTTATATACGTACcttgtattcaacttgtcataagcttaatgaaagttttgtttgtgtgcaagTATTTTAGGAGACAGGTGTATacgtgcaagtgcttcacagcttctagattaggtgtgaatGAGTTTTGCCActattcccaaactcacgtttaagtctagagtctgttttaggggttttatcacggaatagccaaagggggagattgtaaagttgttatttacaactattttatgttggctttaattccgtatcaaatttgattgtaattttgttcaatattatgtaccctatattttatgtgggattccAGTGTatgggttgtgtgtgagaaagagtgtgaagactcaagacaACATTGAAGATCAAAGAAGTTTTCATGGGTAGCTCGTGAGAAGActtcccgcgaagtgaagcCATGTGCacagcacatgactggaatgcaaagagtcatgaCAATTGGTTTTTGCGAGTATtttgcgggtaaggccttcctacAAGATACCCGTGAAACTTTCTGTTTTGCTATTTTGACATATCTACTCCACTATATCTTCACTCACATTATATATACCATCATTACCCACATATTGAGAGGAGTgctattcagagagaaaaccctagccataacccttgagagttagagattgtcatacccacaatcctctacacaatccattgtggtttccctcaactcctacctctccttatccaaatccttgagaggttgatagcgcaaacacttaccacacccattctgagtgtaaagtgaggtttttgtgctgctaggaagcattggaagaagccatttgtttggtggatgcaattgggTTGAATTGCGTGATccagaaagctagagaagacaaggtttcGTCAAGTCAGTTGGTTGCAGGAGCTCgaagggctcaagtacatgaggtagactaggcttggaaggtcttttgttattcgtgtactccaacttattctctagttgatcgatttaccgcttggagggcggcggagaggtttttcgccgagtactttggtttcctcttcgataacacgtctcggtgttatctatgtttgcattcttcttccctactcttttagctttcattttattgttgatatttgatgaatatggcttagagtagtttattGTTTGTTCGCTCGCATTTActttattccgcacttagtttgagttagagtaaaattaatcgagttgtaattttttatttgggggtctaaacaactcttgtgttttcacacaaattcaaGCTTTCATTTAGATCTAAAGGTTAATTGCAAAGATTCCTAATACAGTTAACAGTAAGCCTAGACATGCgttaattttcaatattttggtGTTTCTGTATGGTTAACAATTGAcattatctaaaacaaaatagcTATCACTATTCATTCTTAAATTCTAATAACAATCACTGTTAAGAAAGTAGGATAGAGGTTCAATCATGCATGCTGGTTTTATTACCATAACTGAAGCAATATCAGAGAATTGGGTGAACACTTCAAACAAGCATATTTGTGATACCCCAGCATTGTTCACCAAATGATCCACTGTTCCAAAAACCACACCAACCATAACACATgagttacaatttttatttattttttcacaaaaagctatagaaaatgaaaatagatcgcacaatattatttattgataaGTTAATTATATACACATGCACTCAATAGGTCTTGAATTCACAATATAATCATTTACCCTACTTTTACAAGGGAAGAATGTGTCATTTGAGTTAAGACAttgtgaaaacaaaaaataagacacTTACATCGTCCAAAGTAGCTCACTATCTCATTAACAAACTGCTTACATTCTTCAACCTTGGAAACATCTGCACAAACCACAACAACCTCTGGTGACCCTAGCTTACGGGCTCTATCTGCCACTGCTTGAAGACGATCTTCTCTTCTAGCAACAAGGGCTAAACGAGCTCCTCTCTTTGCATACTCATAAGCAACATACTTCAAACCCACAAAATTAATGTCACATTACTATCATTGATCAATCTATATATTAACAAAGGCACAACTAGAAAATTTTCACTAGGGCCAAGTCTATGTAGTGGTAGGAGAAAtgtttgtattaattatttgtAAAACCATTCATAGTCAAGTGACAAGACACTAGAAATGtgttaaattaataaattgatgatttttttttttaaacaaggaTATCTAAACCTCTTCGAGTATCTAACTATTCCCTCGGCTGTATGCAGTCTCCTCGTCCCACACATACTGGTTTATTATagggaggaatcccttaagggtgGCGCCAAGACGTTGACAAGAGGTttcaaacccaaaatctcaTGAGGTCTTAGAAACCACTAATTATAATGAAATACAGTGTTTATtagaacttttattttttttgttctacaTAGTTGAATGGCATAGATAAGCGGATGTGGATTATTGACgttaaaaggtaaaaatatagtaaaagagttttaaaagtttttaaaaaaaaattataagctTAAAATTTTCACATGATATTGTGTTTGAAGTAACTTCACTCTTACATGATTCCACCATTGAGTCATTGACATCGCTTTATTTTGTTAGTACTAATCAATGTTAAATTAAGTACCGATTCTCCCAAAAGCTAAAGTTATTGggatataataaattaaatcatttaaCCACAAATTCCATCACTTCCCCTCACTTGTAGGCCAAAACTACCTTTTTAATAGATGAGGTCTGACAAGTGGGATTTTAAAAGGGAGGTAGAGCAAAGGAGACATGGGCCACTTTGATGCCATGTTAAATCTTCGAttctcccaaaagtttaagatgTTGGGACatggtaaatttaataatttaactacACAATTCTAACAATTACAACATGTCATTTTGTgtcaaattttattgaaaactaTTATAATGTATGTGCGATGTACGacttaattgaaaattatatataaataaattaaaattatattaataattagtgaatcatataattaaaaaaaaaaaaaaaaaacacacattaaTTTTGTGAAGTATAGTAGGTAAATTTATTGAGCTACTTCATCCAAGCAAGGTATGTAAtgtgtaaattttataatatcaaaatgtaaaattatgaTATATAATCAAAGtaattaaactaaatattaatttattttaaattgctagaaaatttttatttgaaatagaATTTAGAAAATTATTGGTATGactaaatatacatataaaaaaattacctcACCAATTCCTGAAGAAGCTCCAGTGATGA contains:
- the LOC126726812 gene encoding 11-beta-hydroxysteroid dehydrogenase-like 4A; this encodes MDLLHKFLNIVLLPITLTVLLLFMPPFLFLKFLWSLKRSIYRENVAAKVILITGASSGIGEYVAYEYAKRGARLALVARREDRLQAVADRARKLGSPEVVVVCADVSKVEECKQFVNEIVSYFGRLDHLVNNAGVSQICLFEVFTQFSDIASVMDINFWGSVYSTHYAVPHLRKSKGKIVVIASTAAWLGTPRLSFYNASKAALISFFETLRTEFGQDIGITIVTPGIIESEMIQRFSQQKKKEMTQGEFFSEAQANWIPTETTEGCAKAILDSTCNGDMYLTEPSWMKAGFWVKTLCPEVFEWCVHSLFVIWPWTSKKD